The Sphingopyxis fribergensis DNA segment CGGTCGGTTCGCCGGCGTCGCCCTTATAAATGCGTACAGGTACCTCTCCGATCTTGAAAATAAGCTGGAGAGTACGATCAATCGCGGTCAGCCAAACATGATCGCCGCTGTCAATTGCGCGCAGGATACGGTGCCTGCAAAACTGGAATGCCCGGCATCCGTGAGTCCAGCCATTGTCACCTGCCTCCTCGTCAAACCGCTCGAGAGCGGCGTGACGACCGTCGACCAGCATGGCGGCAACAATCTTGATTCGATCCTCGGTCAGGTCCGGATGATAGTCCCACGGATAAATCTTGGTCATCGAAGTCCCCAGTTGCTGGCTTGTTGCGCGCCACAATGGGCTTTTTCTATTATTTGTCAACCGATATGATTTTTGTAAACCGAGGGCCTGAGAGGCTGCTTTGAAGACATGGGAGCATTTGCAACATCATGCGGAGCAGACTCAGTCCTGGATTCCCCAAAATGCCGCAAAACCGTGCAGAACTGAAGCGTTCGAGAGAGCCCGCTATCGACCGCTGCCACTTGTATATTTAACATCTGCTCGCACCTTTCCCCGCCGGCAACGCCGGCGAGGAAAGATCAGATCAGCCGTTGAGGCGGTCCTTGATGGCCTTGGCTGCGCCAAAGGTCAGTTTCTTGGACGCCGCGATCTGGATGGTCGCGCCCGTCGAAGGGTTGCGGCCTTCGCGTGCTGCCGACGCTTTGACCTTGAACTTGCCAAAGCCGTTGACCGAAACTTCCTCGCCCTTGGCGGCGGCAGCTGCGATCGCGGCGAAGACGGCGTCGACGGCCTTCTTTCCGTCCGCTTTGCTGAGGCCGAGCGCGGCTGCAACGCTATCCGAAAGTTCGGTATGGTTCATTTCAAGTCTCCACAGGCGCCCGAGCCAATCCCGAGCGGCTCGCCGCTATAGGTGCGAGATCACCCAGTCGCCATCCCGGCATAGGTGATTGGCCGTTAGTGAGGATCGAATCGTGCGGGGTTACCTTGGGAGCGAGGGGAATAGGAATCGTACGTTTCGTGATGAGGCCCCGGTCGGACGGTGCCAAGCCTGGCACCAAGCCCCCTCGTTGGGACAGCATGGGAAATTATTTTCGCATATGGATTGGATGCTGCCGAACGCTAGCGAACGCAGCGGGACACAGGGACGTGTAAGCACCATTTTTGGCACTCTTGCGCGATTTTTAATCATCGCCAATTCTCCCGTCCAGGGGAGCCCACCAACCGCCAGACGATGGGACACAGGCCATGCAAAACTCCGAACGAATCATTCGTCTCCAGACCGTGCTCGCCCGCACGGGCCTTTCGCGATCCACCCTCTATCGTAAGATAGCAGAAGGCACTTTCCCGGCGCAATTGAAGATCAGCGTGCACGGCGCCGGATGGCATGAATCCGCCATCAACCGGTGGATCGCCGATCCCGTGCGTTACCGTGAAGGTTGCGCCGAATGACGCAAGGCCGGGTCAGTCTCCGGCCTTCGCCTTCTTGAAATCGCCGTTGATGATCATCGCACCATCGCGAAGGAAATCGAGATGATCGGACCAATGCTGCATCATGCGGACGCGCTCATCCCAATATTCGCCGCGCGTATAAGCCCGGCGCACCGCATTGTTGTCCTGATGGGCAAGCTG contains these protein-coding regions:
- a CDS encoding HU family DNA-binding protein; its protein translation is MNHTELSDSVAAALGLSKADGKKAVDAVFAAIAAAAAKGEEVSVNGFGKFKVKASAAREGRNPSTGATIQIAASKKLTFGAAKAIKDRLNG
- a CDS encoding helix-turn-helix transcriptional regulator, translating into MQNSERIIRLQTVLARTGLSRSTLYRKIAEGTFPAQLKISVHGAGWHESAINRWIADPVRYREGCAE